TAGACATATATCTACGTTGATGGCTTGTTCTAGAATGAAATGTTCAAATCAAGTAAAAATCTGAGCTGAATGGGTGGCATATAAAAAAGCATCCGGTGGGAGCTGAGCCACTCTGCCACCTTCTGATGCCCATTCTTGTATGTTCTTTCAACTATAAAATCAAGGCAGAAGACATTTGACAACTTGGTCATTTTGTCTTTCAGGATAGATATGTATACAGAAGGTATGGCAGATTTGAATGAAATGATCATTGTTTTGCCTCTATGCCCACCTGATCAAAAAGATGCCAAGATTGCCCTGATcaaagagagaatgacagatcGTTATCTCCCCGTGTTTGAGAAAGTAAGCGGACTGGTGAGCGTTTTGGGGCACTGGACTTAGAGGCAAGGAAAGATAGTGCCTGACTGGCATTCCTTGGGCATTGACCTCCACTTCCAGTAGCACCCTGACTCAAGGCATTTTATAAAAACGGATGGTGAGGAAGAATTGTACCAGTTATACACAAATTTCAGTTTTCCAGCAAGGCTTCAACTAACCAGGACCCAAGCTAGAATTCTCTATTCAGCAGACCTCCCTGGTCATAGTCAGAGCTTGGGCGGTTGAAGACTCTGAGAGCCACACTGGAGGTTGGAATAGATCTTACAGAGCACCGTGCAGGGGCTTTGATCCAAGAGGAATGCAATGACAGCAGTGGGTCAGGAGAGACACTGGCAACATGGGTAGGGTGACGTGAGGCCAGTTGCCCTTCAGGAAAATATGGTAGTGTtttggggatggatggatgagatgTATCTGGACAGAGATGGGGGCAGTGGGACGGAGAGGAACAGACAGATGGAGGGATGTTAAGGAAAAATCAATTGACATACTTGAAGACATGGTTCTCAGACTTGAGAGGAAAGTCATGCAAACTAAGGAAATAAGGTTCCGTCACTATACATAGTATGTATGTTAGTTAATGTTTCTCCTGGGAGGTAAGAGGAGAACATTTCAGGATCAAAAATACCTGAAATTGTGCTAAATAAAAACTATGGGCCAAAAACTGATTGTAGGAGGTAACAGGGGGCCATACATAGAAATGAAAGGGTTAACACGGACACACCCATCTTTATAAGGCATTAGATCATTCTGTCAATCACTGAACAAATGTTAAGTCACTGCTTGCGTGTTGGCCCTTTTCAAGGAGGAAAGAATTCATAGTAGTCAGGAAATTCTCTCCTGACCCTGTGGTGCTGAGAGTTTGGGGCACATTCAGATGATGAGGTCCTGAACAGTCTTTCCGTTTGAGCACAGCCATACTTTGAAATCACAGAGCCCTATgataagataaatgaaaactgtATGTTACCATATAGCATTGGAAGTTTCATTATATTCTTTGCCTAATAATTGTCCGTGTTTCCTTATGTGTACATAGGCTGAAAGGGTATTTGCCAAAATTGCCTGAAGTTGGTGGTGCCATGGGGTTTTCTCTTCGTGTTCTCATTTGCATATTATTGGAATGCTTTAATAAATTTCATGAATTTCCCCAACACTTTATTAGGAAAAGTTGCATACGTCAGAAGAGATATACAGTGAACACGTGTTTTAGGGAGACATTAGCCAGGACTTCAGCTGAGGGAAAGAACAGCAGAGACCCGGTGTCTCAGTGAGTCAGGGGCAATGCAGAGGGTCTGAAGCCCACACCCCCTCAGTGAggcagcagaggtggggaggtcgggctggagagcagagaggagcagaggggcccAGCCTGACTGTGCCTGAGCTCATGATGTGATTCCTCAAATCCCCCAGGTGTTAAAGAGCCATGGACAAGACTACCTTGTTGGCAACACGCTGAGCAAGGCTGACATTCACCTGGTGGAACTTCTCTACTATGTGGAAGAGCTTGACCCCAGCCTTTTGGCCAACTTCCCTCTGCTGAAGGTGATCTCTCTCACAGCTTTCAGGAGGGAAGGCTCACATCTCCCACCTCAGGATTTGACATTTGGACCCTGGTTCCATCATTGTTCCTTCTCAGCCCCACAACTCCCTCCAGAGTTAGCCCCTAGGGGCTGGTTGAGGCACAGAATCTTGTCATGCCAGGGACATTTGAGGTGGATGCGTCCCCAGGAAGACTAGATTGTCTTCACCAGGAGAAGGACCCAGGGCTCAGCGTcagcctccccatccccatccccattccATGACGGTCTCTGTGCTTGTTTTCTCTGGGGTTTCCCTTATCCAGGTGTGTCCTTCGTGTGTCTGCCTGAGCAGCTCTCCTTCCTCCCgcttccttccctccactccGGCTCCTAATATTTCTCTGGGCAGagtctccctgtctccctgtccctctctcagTGGGCTGGCTGGTTTTGACCAGTCTCATGGTTTACCTTtctatattttctgtcttccGTTCCAGGGCAGGTTTCTTATATTTTCATCTGTCTGGAGACTTTATGTGTGTTGATATCTGACAGACACATTCCTCCTTCCCTGGTTCGCACAAGAGGGATGAATCTACAGGATTTATGCATAGGGAGGGAGATAGGGAAGACCCGAAACCAAAATGAGTCTGAAAA
Above is a window of Zalophus californianus isolate mZalCal1 chromosome 7, mZalCal1.pri.v2, whole genome shotgun sequence DNA encoding:
- the LOC113926410 gene encoding LOW QUALITY PROTEIN: glutathione S-transferase alpha M14-like (The sequence of the model RefSeq protein was modified relative to this genomic sequence to represent the inferred CDS: deleted 2 bases in 1 codon); the protein is MFQQVPMVDIEGMMLVDQTRTILNYMALKYDLYGRDLKERALIDMYTEGMADLNEMIIVLPLCPPDQKDAKIALIKERMTDRYLPVFEKVLKSHGQDYLVGNTLSKADIHLVELLYYVEELDPSLLANFPLLKALKTRISNLPTVKKFL